One window of Deltaproteobacteria bacterium genomic DNA carries:
- a CDS encoding response regulator transcription factor — protein sequence MPSVLVVEDEAHLAEGLRFNLEAEGYEVEVATDGRAAVERLLGGERRFDLVILDLMLPEMGGLEVARRTRAAGNFVPILILTAKDDAGDVVRGLEEGGDDYLTKPFELAELLARARGMLRRRRWDGGPGPGADEPREACFGDVTVRFDRFEVERGGERIELTTRETALLRALVEREGRAVPRGELLEVVWGLRPDTNTRVVDSFVARLRRYVERDPSRPRHILSVRGHGYKFVR from the coding sequence ATGCCCAGCGTCCTGGTCGTTGAGGACGAGGCCCACCTCGCGGAGGGCCTGCGCTTCAACCTCGAGGCCGAGGGCTACGAGGTGGAGGTGGCGACGGACGGCCGCGCCGCCGTCGAGCGGCTGCTCGGTGGCGAGCGGCGCTTCGATCTCGTGATCCTCGACCTCATGCTGCCCGAGATGGGCGGGCTCGAGGTGGCGCGCCGGACGCGCGCGGCGGGCAACTTCGTGCCGATCCTGATCCTGACCGCGAAGGACGACGCCGGGGACGTCGTGCGCGGCCTCGAGGAGGGCGGCGACGACTACCTGACCAAGCCCTTCGAGCTGGCCGAGCTGCTGGCACGCGCGCGCGGGATGCTCCGCCGCCGGCGCTGGGACGGCGGCCCCGGCCCCGGTGCCGACGAGCCGCGGGAGGCCTGCTTCGGCGACGTGACGGTGCGCTTCGACCGCTTCGAGGTCGAGCGCGGCGGCGAGCGCATCGAGCTCACCACGCGCGAGACGGCGCTCCTGCGCGCGCTCGTGGAGCGCGAGGGCCGTGCGGTGCCGCGCGGCGAGCTGCTCGAGGTGGTCTGGGGGCTGCGGCCCGACACGAACACCCGGGTCGTCGACAGCTTCGTGGCGCGCCTGCGCCGCTACGTCGAGCGCGACCCGTCGCGGCCGCGCCACATCCTCTCCGTGCGCGGGCACGGCTACAAGTTCGTCCGCTGA